Within Deltaproteobacteria bacterium, the genomic segment TTACTTCGACGCGCCGGATTTTTATAGAGAAGCACTGCGAAGCCTGCAGCAGCAAACCTATCAGCATTTTGAGCTTGTCGTGGTGGACGATGCCTCGCCAGAACCATCGGCAGCCGCCATACTGTCGGAATTCGATTTTCCACGGGTGAAAGTGATCAGACACGAAACCAACACGGGCCCGCAAACTGCAAGAAACACAGCCGTCGCGAATTCCTGCGGCGACTATCTTTTGTCATTCGATTGCGATGATCTGCTTGCCCCAGAGTATCTCAGTGAAACCATTCACGCACTCACCGACGAGCGCTTCGCTGGCGCGTATACGCAAATTGTCTCTTTTGGTGAGAAAACTGGAGTCTGGACACCGCAGCCCACCCTCCCTTGG encodes:
- a CDS encoding glycosyltransferase family 2 protein; the encoded protein is MKTIPLVSIITPYFDAPDFYREALRSLQQQTYQHFELVVVDDASPEPSAAAILSEFDFPRVKVIRHETNTGPQTARNTAVANSCGDYLLSFDCDDLLAPEYLSETIHALTDERFAGAYTQIVSFGEKTGVWTPQPTLPWCHVWFQFGTKHISL